In Strigops habroptila isolate Jane chromosome 4, bStrHab1.2.pri, whole genome shotgun sequence, a single genomic region encodes these proteins:
- the SLX4 gene encoding structure-specific endonuclease subunit SLX4 isoform X2 — protein MDEQDNDFKELWANILGRGKKKAGDAEVAKRAQKRPKSTAAGSRLRRGKAPAKSQNHHHLPAVKETYFPQDLGPKEQRLVHKEDGDAVACNGGEIVQGNGKTNPLSASQPSAVISECSQRTLSVNTLRGCSQTTLSFHPATQPGTCSSPTSKILTLAGSKMRVAELVVERMQQFKRVAPEQLKHSADDSLPKFVANGDFPDESKEQNSPENDTHHLLSVEHDGALALALQQETKEEALASLEDAGLFFCQICQKDLSAMNTTRREQHVNRCLDEMEEAQMSSSSKPLVPECPICGKQFQTPQSRVSHLKHCAVEMDVPPKMLLQAVHLQVSTLGEAPLQCPSNQPSRSKRKGSSVEASKKTQKRAKMETKDEDLLVAMAMSRSLLEQEKQEQAKSVTNVKAVAALPIKWKPGSEKKRRKRGPTAPPPLLLQDPEKARKRIEERVAMLLAEEVEFPPTPQLPTSRILENESGKATWLLPLSKAKECFLWNISALTGPYDPESFYTAALTPPIVPWKPVQNHKPENLLPSVGSDQPKVSQQIQPDLSSHEPTCTEVGGQTSDEFKSGSEGDGQFLSHSQKDAQTLQDLVELATEGLTLTQWNLDVGHVQEMANQVQEAAQPEVTSSDIPHSGFVPPSKEKSLLTSSCKKASLRLLAEDFGAMVNNPHLSDVQFQVDCGEVLYAHMFVLYARCPQVVQVVHSQGFLVEEDGNAQTRRVLLSDVTAEAVSAFLRYLYAADADIPAGVLPQVGTLAARFGVRELMAKCESNTEESQLPSAADSEDDLISVTGDKDCEDRAENFQDLLKSMWVGEDEEEVAMLNPECQKEDVVGEQELEEIYEFAATQRKMVQGETEGSEGTDCSICSDTEAAQGTNQQTEEEEVKRSKSALISNSFKDMRDDNEVEKSKCDLSAQEEKTQDINRCKRMNDLQTTFVPHHSEPQKWDIASHGATTNEGETVKRCEGVKDNKSSQVSHDEADHCEKQLPSFHNDTNRNESYEHLFSQGTQGRYCEPSPLKEVIKELGKAPGEKHVDVGDSLLYSKSQKDLSPQRNSFCGSPAPKPYVPLFPAVGSSPASPKSERSFASEHVSTPKQNRKEKSFPSDEIHFQKASELGAASRNKNIISPAKLPHVDLNKDTYVPVFSSLVMRTQDAAVQENKEGDVIVLSSDDEMELQHDKKSPESGSALKKMEISGQLKCSNVEQGPEIPKAEHNSSVTDTEQRSTQVSCGITDTVHISSDVKMSTELSPRRQIDVCMESKQSPNLSPEKRLSHEMSLGTDSSWLVPDTPVLSKSRSFSTQTQVTSINSLKSPGPKLGTKNFAAGNNNHEMTGNLIKVHETTLSDKHLPMENSVSERSPPSSPTVGSFSMNCPPVSPEDPVLLSPGHTNIKNKCAKISSLSKPLPLCHEQSLEDKTNTSVVEVEDTEKEISLPSLSSSVLLCGEPPIPVDDSWHVEYLSPVRGNSQDSNRVSRAKTSTTSSPRAGSWQEQWESPAHVQEIKGSTPLQGSHVGRRTTLFCLEKSPIEACSSVGNRPSYLNSKIWDDWNGEDEEDEFPEMLPLSQRLSAAAGARQTDAVKTPEPSCQENDKSPSTPVTPMPAYSMMETPQLKKELSRFGVRALPKRQMVLKLKEIFQYTHQDVDSDFEDEIPSSQPPLQKSPAKHSRQPKADRAGGGKRASASRAVGKRKQVATASSVLPVQGADDDLVGSHETGCAAPKEGTKMTHHPEGAEEQKRPSVSPERWSLAADGEEPMLSASQESTVSSLDGSDISFGSQSSFMNGFEACAFQSEEEEEEFPASQAAAWEEEKMEAVRCYIRSNTALYNRILFYEPIELADLHTELKQNGIKISKAKLLDFLDAHCITFTTAGARKEKEKKKGKKRRRRRY, from the exons ATGGATGAACAGGACAATGATTTTAAAGAGTTGTGGGCAAATATTTTGGgtagagggaagaaaaaagctgggGATGCTGAGGTGGCGAAAAGGGCTCAGAAGAGGCCAAagagcactgcagcaggaagcagaTTAAGAAGAGGCAAAGCTCCTGCTAAGAGCCAAAACCATCATCACTTACCAGCTGTGAAGGAGACATACTTTCCTCAAGATTTGGGACCAAAGGAACAAAGACTGGTGCACAAAGAAGATGGTGACGCTGTGGCCTGTAATGGTGGTGAGATTGTACAAGGGAATGGAAAGACAAACCCTCTCTCTGCCAGCCAGCCAAGTGCAGTGATCAGTGAGTGCAGCCAGAGGACTCTGTCAG TAAATACTCTGCGTGGCTGTTCCCAGACTACGTTATCCTTCCATCCTGCTACACAGCCAGGGACCTGCTCTTCACCCACCTCAAAGATACTGACACTCGCAGGGTCAAAGATGCGGGTAGCAGAGCTGGTAGTGGAGAGAATGCAGCAGTTCAAGAGAGTGGCACCTGAGCAGCTAAAACACAGCGCAGATGATAGTTTGCCAAAGTTTGTAGCCAATGGAGATTTCCCAGACGAAAGCAAGGAGCAGAACTCACCAGAGAATG ATACCCACCATCTTCTCTCCGTGGAACATGACGGTGCTCTGGCTTTGGCTCTTCAGCAGGAAACCAAAGAGGAAGCCCTGGCAAGCTTGGAAGATGCAGGCTTGTTTTTTTGTCAGATCTGCCAGAAGGATCTCTCAGCCATGAACACAACACGACGAGAGCAGCATGTTAACAG GTGTCTGGATGAGATGGAAGAAGCACAGATGTCATCCTCCAGCAAACCACTGGTCCCTGAATGTCCCATCTGCGGGAAGCAGTTCCAAACCCCACAGAGCCGGGTCAGTCACCTGAAACACTGTGCTGTCGAGATGGATGTTCCCCCTAAGATGCTGCTTCAGGCAGTGCATTTGCAGGTTTCCACCCTTGGTGAGGCACCTCTTCAGTGTCCCAG CAATCAACCAAGCAGGTCAAAGCGAAAAGGCTCCTCCGTAGAGGCCTcgaagaaaacacagaagagggCCAAAATGGAGACTAAGGATGAAGATTTGCTGGTTGCTATGGCAATGTCACGCTCTCTGTTGgagcaagaaaagcaggaacaagCAAAATCAGTGACAAACGTGAAAGCAGTGGCTGCTTTGCCAATCAAATGGAAGCCAGGATCAG agaaaaaacgGCGTAAAAGAGGCCCAACTGCACCTCCACCATTACTGCTTCAGGACCCGGAGAAGGCCCGCAAAAGGATCGAAGAGCGAGTAGCTATGCTGCTTGCAGAAGAGGTGGAATTCCCTCCCACGCCTCAGCTTCCCACTAGTAGGATTTTGGAGAATGAGTCTGGGAAAGCAACCTGGCTTTTGCCATTGTCCAAAGCCAAGGAGTGCTTTTTGTGGAATATCAGTGCTCTGACAGGACCTTATGACCCTGAATCATTCTATACTGCTGCATTAACCCCTCCAATTGTACCTTGGAAGCCTGTGCAG AATCATAAGCCCGAGAACCTTTTGCCATCGGTGGGATCTGATCAGCCAAAAGTATCCCAGCAAATTCAGCCTGACCTCAGTTCTCATGAGCCCACTTGCACAGAGGTTGGAGGCCAAACTTCTGACGAATTCAAGTCAGGCTCTGAAGGAGATGGGCAGTTTTTATCTCACAGCCAGAAGGATGCTCAGACCCTGCAGGACCTCGTTGAGTTGGCCACGGAAGGACTTACCCTTACTCAGTGGAATCTTGATGTTGGCCACGTTCAGGAAATGGCCAACCAGGTTCAGGAAGCGGCTCAGCCAG AAGTGACTTCCAGTGATATTCCACACAGTGGCTTCGTGCCCCCATCCAAAGAGAAGAGCCTTCTGACGAGCAGCTGTAAAAAA GCCTCCCTCAGGTTGCTGGCTGAAGATTTTGGTGCAATGGTCAACAACCCCCACTTAAGTGATGTCCAGTTCCAGGTGGACTGTGGGGAAGTCCTTTATGCCCACATGTTTGTGTTGTACGCGCGATGTCCACAGGTCGTCCAAGTT GTTCACAGCCAAGGGTTCTTAGTGGAGGAGGATGGGAACGCCCAGACACGCCGTGTGCTGCTGAGTGACGTGACAGCAGAGGCAGTGTCTGCATTCCTGCGGTACCTTTATGCTGCTGATGCTGACATCCCTGCTGGGGTGCTGCCCCAGGTGGGCACTCTGGCTGCCAG GTTTGGTGTGAGGGAACTGATGGCAAAGTGTGAAAGCAACACTGAAGAGAGtcagctgccttctgcagcgGATTCAGAAGATGATCTTATCTCTGTGACGGGTGACAAAGATTGTGAGGACAGAGCTGAGAACTTCCAAGACCTCTTGAAGTCGATGTGGGTGGGTGAAGATGAGGAAGAAGTAGCTATGCTGAACCCTGAATGCCAGAAAGAAGATGTGGTGGGCGAACAGGAGCTGGAGGAAATCTACGAGTTTGCTGCAACTCAGAGAAAAATGGTTCAAGGTGAAACAGAGGGGAGCGAGGGAACAGACTGCAGCATCTGCAGTGATACTGAGGCAGCCCAAGGTACAAACCAGCaaactgaggaggaagaggtaaAGAGATCTAAATCTGCTTTAATAAGCAACAGCTTCAAAGATATGAGGGATGACAATGAAGTAGAAAAATCTAAATGTGACTTGTCTGCACAAGAAGAGAAAACGCAGGATATAAATAGGTGCAAGAGAATGAATGATCTACAGACCACTTTTGTGCCTCACCACAGTGAACCTCAAAAATGGGACATAGCATCCCATGGTGCCACAACTAATGAAGGAGAGACTGTTAAGAGATGTGAAGGTGTGAAGGATAACAAGTCATCTCAGGTCTCGCATGACGAGGCAGATCACTGTGAAAAACAGTTACCAAGTTTCCACAACGATACTAATAGAAATGAAAGTTATGAACACTTGTTTTCTCAGGGAACTCAGGGAAGGTACTGTGAGCCTTCTCCATTGAAAGAAGTTATCAAAGAATTAGGGAAGGCTCCTGGTGAAAAACATGTTGATGTGGGTGATTCACTTCTGTACAGCAAGTCACAAAAAGATCTCTCTCCACAGAGGAACAGTTTTTGTGGGAGTCCTGCTCCCAAACCTTATGTGcccctttttcctgctgttggcTCTTCACCTGCATCTCCAAAATCAGAGAGAAGTTTTGCTAGCGAGCATGTGTCAACaccaaagcagaacagaaaggaaaagtcatTCCCATCTGATGAAATACACTTTCAGAAAGCCAGCGAGCTGGGGGCTGCATCAAGAAACAAGAACATAATTTCTCCAGCAAAGCTTCCCCACGTTGATTTAAACAAGGATACATATGTCCCAGTGTTTTCATCACTGGTCATGAGAACTCAGGATGCTGCAGTTCAGGAGAATAAGGAGGGTGATGTTATTGTTTTATCTTCTGATGATGAAATGGAGTTACAACATGACAAGAAGTCGCCAGAGTCAGGCTCTGCTCTAAAGAAAATGGAGATCTCTGGGCAACTGAAATGTTCAAATGTAGAACAAGGTCCTGAGATACCAAAAGCTGAACATAACTCATCAGTCACTGACACAGAGCAAAGATCAACCCAGGTCTCATGTGGCATTACAGATACAGTGCATATAAGCAGTGATGTAAAGATGTCCACTGAATTGTCTCCCAGGAGGCAAATAGATGTTTGTATGGAGAGCAAACAGAGTCCAAACCTGAGCCCTGAAAAAAGGCTCAGTCATGAAATGTCTTTGGGTACAGACAGCTCCTGGCTAGTGCCAGACACACCGGTtctgagcaaaagcagaagcttcTCAACACAGACTCAGGTCACAAGTATTAATTCTTTAAAGAGTCCAGGACCTAAACTCGGCACAAAGAACTTCGCAGCAGGTAATAATAACCATGAAATGACTGGAAATTTAATAAAAGTTCATGAAACAACATTGTCAGACAAACATTTGCCTATGGAGAACTCAGTGAGTGAAAGGAGCCCTCCCAGCAGCCCAACTGTGGGATCATTTTCCATGAACTGCCCCCCAGTTTCTCCAGAGGATCCAGTTCTGCTCTCCCCTGGCCACACCaacataaaaaacaaatgtgCCAAGATCTCATCTTTATCCAAACCTTTGCCTCTGTGCCATGAGCAGTCATTGGAAGATAAAACAAATACCAGTGTGGTTGAGGTAGAGGACACTGAAAAGGAGATAAGTCTGCCTTCTTTGAGCAGCAGTGTCTTGCTTTGTGGTGAGCCCCCAATCCCCGTTGATGACTCCTGGCATGTTGAGTATCTGTCGCCAGTCAGAGGTAACAGCCAGGACTCCAACCGGGTCAGCCGTGCAAAgaccagcaccaccagcagccccagagctggctcTTGGCAAGAGCAGTGGGAGAGCCCAGCGCACGTGCAGGAAATTAAGGGCAGTACCCCTCTTCAAGGAAGTCATGTTGGCAGAAGAACAACTTTGTTCTGTCTTGAAAAGAGTCCTATTGAGGCATGTTCATCAGTGGGCAATAGACCAAGTTACTTGAACTCCAAAATCTGGGATGACTGGAATGGAGAAGATGAGGAAGATGAATTTCCAGAGATGCTTCCTCTGTCTCAGAGGTTGTCAGCTGCAGCAGGTGCCCGTCAGACAGATGCTGTAAAGACTCCTG AACCTTCCTGTCAGGAGAACGACAAGTCTCCCAGCACTCCAGTGACACCAATGCCAGCTTACTCCATGATGGAGACCCCCCAGCTGAAGAAGGAGTTGAGCAG atttGGAGTTCGCGCTCTCCCAAAACGCCAGATGGTGTTGAAGCTGAAGGAGATATTCCAGTATACTCACCAGGACGTGGACTCTGACTTTGAGGATGAAATCCCATCTTCCCAGCCTCCCCTGCAGAAGTCCCCAGCCAAACATTCTAGGCAGCCAAAGGCAGACCGGGCGGGAGGTGGAAAACGTGCCAGTGCCTCAAGGGCTGTGGGCAAAAGGAAGCAGGTTGCTACAGCTTCTTCAGTGCTCCCAGTGCAGGGGGCTGATGATGACCTTGTTGGATCCCATGAAACGGGCTGTGCAGCACCCAAGGAGGGGACTAAAATGACCCATCACCCAGAAGgagctgaagagcagaaaaggccaTCTGTATCTCCAGAGAGATGGTCTCTGGCAGCTGATGGTGAGGAACCAATGTTATCAGCATCTCAGGAGTCCACAGTTTCTTCATTGGATGGAAGTGACATCTCCTTTGGTTCACAGAG TTCTTTCATGAATGGATTTGAAGCCTGTGCTTTTCAgtctgaggaggaggaagaggagtttCCAGCATCTCAGGCAGCAGcttgggaagaagaaaagatggaggCAGTAAGGTGCTATATCCGCTCAAACACAGCCCTGTACAACAGGATTCTCTTTTATGAGCCAATTGAGCTGGCTGATCTGCACACAGAGCTCAAACAGAACGGCATTAAAATTTCCAAGGCAAAGCTGCTGGACTTTTTAGATGCTCACTGTATCACATTTACCACGGCTGGAGCCcggaaagagaaggaaaagaaaaagggtaaaaaaagaCGGAGGAGACGATACTGA